The genomic stretch TCTGGTCCGCATGGTCGGATTGGAGATACGACACCGCCTCAGCCAACTGGATACGCTCAACCTCCTACCAACAGGTATCCGTCGCTTTTTAGTCGATGAGCAGGTACCAGCGGCCTCCATGGTTCTTGTGCCGGAAGTGACAGCCGGAGACTTTGTGAGATTGTTGGAAACACCGACTCGGGAAACCCTCAACTACTGGGTTCTGAGGGGCGAACGAAGCGTGTGGCCTGCCGTGGCTGCCCTGCGAATTAGGTGTGCCGTCGAGAACGAGCTCGACAGGTCTTACCAAGTGGTGAGAAAGTTCAAGGCTCCTGGACTGAGACGGAAGGGGAGCATGGCAGCCAGTATGGAGGCTGAAGGGAGGGAGCGTAATGGCCGGTTTGGCACTGATGTCGGTGCAAGTTGAATACTGTTTACTTCAAAGGCGCAGGGAGGCACGGAAGCATCGATAAACATTAGCCCTTTTATTCATTTGTTCTGTTTGTTTTTCTCATTCTATTGCATTTCTTGTTGCGTGCGCATTAAGATGAAGGTTTGATGTATTTCAAAGAAACATCACCACGTCTATTCCTGTTGTTTCAAGAACCCATGCTTCAAATTACTGCCTCATGCAATGTTTGACGTGCCCCCTCACTCAAAAACCCAAGACAAGGAAAGCGTCTGGTCACGCTTATGGAACTGTATCACTCCAAGGTCCAAGTTTGTTGGCAACCATACCGTCGATAAGAAATTTGACTGAATCTGTCAACGTCGCGAAGTCATTCTGCTTGCCCACGATGTCGTTGAGATGGACCGCGAAGCCCAGATCTTGAATACACTCGTATACGCCTTGTTCATTAGTATACTATGGGGTTCGCGTCAGGAATACCGGTGTGTTGATGGCCGTTTTAGCACAAAAATCCAGAGTGCAGTAGTCTGGTTTCTGCTGCAAACGGCGAAGGAATAATCCAAGCCGGGCAAGCTTGGCTATTGGTGACTGATCGGGCACTTCGGCCGGAACGTTGTCAAATAGGTTGTTCACAGAGCCCGACTGAGAACTGGCAGATACGGGTTCCGGAGAATGTGCGGTGGTCATAGGTGTTTCTGGTTCTCCAGTGGTCGTATATGTATTTGATTCTTCAGCTTCCAAATCTTGGGTCGAGTCCTACATCTGGCAGGATTGGATAGCATCTTGTGGACATCTACCAAATTCTCCGATGAACGAGATGTCGCTTCGTAAGGGTATGCGTAGTCTGCATCCGCAAAAGGCACCCAGAGGTTCACATGCCTCCATCAGATACATCAGACCGACGGCACAGCCTTCCTCAATTCCCACGAGGATAACATTCTCTCTTCCGACGATCTCGGACTCTGCTTCAACAACGGTATTGAGTTGACCCAGGGCATAGCCCACCTCAAGCCATTGTGCCTCGTTTCCCATCGTCTCATCAGACGAAAAACTCCACCACGTTGGTTTATCATAAAGAGCCTTGGAGTAGAGGACACGATGACGGAAAGCCTTGTGCTTTCCCAGGGCTGGTCCGTCAGAAGTGGAGTGTGTGATCCTGTCCAATTTTCTTTTCTGGTCAAGAATCCAGATAAAGCTGCACTTGAGATCTTGACTATTGGAGGGGTTCGGGTTCATATTGTCGAATTGCTGCTGGGCGGGATGAATGAGACTTATGTTTTAGGCCTGCAACTGGTAGTATATGTGCATATGAGGAGATTAAGTTCTGTTGAAGTGGAAGTACCTTAGTACCCGGGTGAGAGGTGAATACAGGCGCTTGGGAAGGATCGATGTTGATAGATAGCAGATTTCGCAGGTCACAGCCAATTAATGGAAGGCACTACTGTCCCGTCGACACGGTCAAGTCTTGACGAAACCGCCGAATCATTACAATCAATATGTTAGTAGGCATTCCTCGTTCTCTCAACTACCTCCATGGTTATATTGTGCTGGATGTATGGGTGTTCTTGAACCGTTGCACTCCGAGGGCGATGCACATATCCCGACGGTCACGAGACTTGGCTTTCCCATCATTAGCTCCCCtcccttcttttttcccaAAATAGACCTCCATCTATCAAACTGGGCGTCAAAGGAAAGTGAGGCGATTAGCTTCTGACAGGTAATCGTGAACTCTTGTCTAATTCCAAACGGGTTAGAGGGAGTTATGCCATGCGATGATGACACCACTTGTTGAACACAACGACATCGAGACTCATAGTAGTCAGTCGTCGCTCCTTGGGGTACCAGAAAAACTGGCCGCTGGaaacacaagagacgaaattagtaggtcagcttatgctacttatACCACGCTCTTcaggctgtttatttttgtataCTAAGACTCAagaggctaacttttctgctacccacaGGTAGTCAGTGCAAGTGCAGGTACAGTTAACAGGTAGGTAGTATGCATGCGGCCCTTTCACGATAAGACTGATTCTCCGCGTATTAATTACATAGGGCTGTCGGGTCGAGACTGTCTCATCATACTACAGGCAATGGGAGACGTCAGCGCATCAATCAGCGTGGCTTCTTGGGTGCGATTGACGAATCGTGGGAGTTTGCGTACAGGCCAGATCTGATGCGATGACGGTTCATTCGTGAGTTCAAAAGGCCTGGCCTCACCCACCTCCTCGGGTCGATCTCTCTTCACTGCAATCCAGTTTCAAAGAAGTTCCTGTCCAACACTTCAGCTTGATCAAACTATCACATCTAATTGTCGTTCTTGTATCACACACTACGGTCACGCATTGCTCATACGCAGAGCAACCTTGCACTACATCCTCTCCATATATATCAACGACGATTCGCGGGGGCCTGACTCATTTTTCCTAAACTGAAACAACATCCGGCTTTGTTTCAAAATGGACGTCTTCGATAGTCACGAAAACAGCTCTGAATCCTCGATATCCCTTGCCTCGTCTGTCTTTACACATGATCCTGACTTTTCACCTTATGACTCGTATGTTGTCGACTCTGACGCCCCTGATGATATGGATGTGGATGATGACGTCCAGCCACCTCAGCACTATGGTCCTCCCAGTTATGAGTCCTTGATGCTCGAGAACACTACTGTCCGTTCTGAtgccgacttcttctccgtCACGGGCTGGACAACAGCAACCATCGGGTCGTCGTCGGTCGTCTCCACCTCCGAGACAAGATGTCCCACTCCGGCCTCAGCCCCGGCAGCCGATCTCCAAGTCCAGGAACCCCGGTCTTCAGACTCCTCCATGACCACTCCCAGTCCCGTCTCGCACGTGGTCGGCCGTGCTTCTGACATCTCCACCGGCGTCGATTCCTTGTTCAACTACAGATACGCCTTTGTcttccaagatgatcaaggacTATGCGGCATCGGAGCGTGGGCTGACATCGCGACGAGTCCATTacttgccaagaagaagcggaTGACTCCGCGACAGTGATAATCTTGTATTCCCAGACTTTGTTTTATCTTTGTGTCCCTCCCTTGCCTTTGTCGCTAGAATCTGACTGTATTACCTTGAGACAAACAGGATCAAGGAATTTCGTTGGTTTCCACTTCTTCatttcatctcgtctcgtccTTTTGCCGTCCAACGGGTGGTCGCGCGTTTCATCTACAGTATTTTTTCCGTTTCCTCTTCCcctctgttttttttttcttctctttctttcgtCTGGTCTTATGTAGGATGATGGAAGCTTGGGCGGTACAaatgtttctttcttccccGCTCGTGCCTTTTTCGTATTAGTTATATGTAACTTTatctttgtcttggaaaaagcaaatgcAAAACGGGGCGTTATTGGGATAGTCGTTCGTttcaaaacatcaacagGTCAAAGACATGGCGGAGACAGAAGCAGACACAGCCACACCCACACAAAGAAACAGGAATGTTTGCTGGCGCAAGGGGCCTTGCATCAGATCacttgcttgtttgttttgctttgctttgctttgctatTGTGTACATATCAGATGAGATCGGTCACACCggaagacaaggagaagagataaTGCAAAACTTGACCATGTATTCTCCCTTTCCCCACGCGAATTGATGCCCATGAAATGTAACACAAACCCGTTAATAAAACGGGCAAGGAAGCGATCAGCATTGACAATCGAAACCTgtttgctgtgctgtgcagGGTACAGAGTCGCAGtggtaattaattaaaccTCAAGACACTGCATGCATCGTGGGTTTGGCGGATCCTGTGTCTCAAGTACACGCGTCTGGAGTTAGTCGTTCAAGGCTTGAAACCGATAATTTAATTACCGGCGTGCGACAAGTTTTTCGGTCAAATACCTCGAGGTCTTGTGTATGTATCTGTACCAACCGCAAAGGCGGTGATGGATCGACTGTTTGCTTACCAGGATACCTAGATAACTAATGAAGATCGCATAAAAGATCAGGTGGAATGTCCCGAAGAGGGAGGTAGCATATAAGGAAATCTCGGTGTTAAACGGAGCAAGCGAGATCCGGAACCATAAAATGCGgcaattcttttttcttggaTGCCGAATGAAGAAATGTCCACTGATATCATACACTTGCTATAGCAGGGAATAATCCCTACCAGGCACGCGAGGGTTGAAGGATTGCAGGATTACCCGCCCGGCCAAGGGGTCAGTTTGCAGTAGTCGAGCCGTTGGGATGATGATTCTGAAACTGCAATTGGGCCGTAGATGCATGGGTTGGCAGGCAGATCAGACCGGGAACCTGCATAAGGAAGTGGAAAGCAGAAGCAAATTCAACAACGGAGTCAGATTTGACTGACAGAGTAAAAGAGAGATGGAGCAGGATAGCAAAcctacttcttctccacagTAATAAAAAACCAACCAACCCATGACATCAGAAGCTTTGATTCAAGGGAGTGAGAAGCTTCTACAATGGAGACAAACTCAAATCCCATCAATAGGAAGAAGCCCATAACGCCTGTCCCGCATCTCAATGTTAACAACCATGTAGGATGTAAAAGCCAGACAGATTTCAACATTGATACATCACAGCAATAGGAAACGAATAGTTGTAAAAAGGCAGACCAACTTTGAGTCTAATTGATTTCTAAATacctggctctggctctcgTTCCTCCCTGATAAGCCAACGCGGGCTTCATCATAGGATACAGCCGGCCGTGACGCCTCGTGGGGTAACCGGAAACGAATAAACAAAGGCCATCATTAAAGTAGAATTATACACCGAAAACTTGAATCTCATCAAACCGCTCTTTCTCATCCCGCGTATTCGTGCAGAAAAATCATGTCCATAACTTAGTTGAGGTaaaccatggccatggcggcACCGGCAATGAGAGCCAGGGAAGAGGTCATGCGGGTAGCACCGCTGACGGGAACCTCAGGGACACCAGTCTGGCCAGCACCGCCGGTCTTGGTGGGGGTAGCAATAGGAGTGGTGGCGTTCTTGGGGGGAATGGGGACGTGAGTGGGAATGATGGGCTTAGCAGTGGTGGCCTCCTCGACAGGCTTGGTGACACTGGCGAGAGTGGTAGCCTGCTCGGTGGTCTGGGCAGCGGTGGTCTCAACAGCGGACTTGGTAGCAGAGGTGACGGAGGGAGCGTCGTAAGAACCCTCGTAGGTGAACTGAGCGCTGTAGTTGATGTCACCAGCAGAGTCGgtgatcttgaagttgtaGGTGTCCGAGGGGAGCTGAGAAGGAGTGAAGGTGAAAGAGTCACCCTTGGCGCCGCCTGGTGTGTTGGTTAGTATGATGATCAAAGAGCAGCCAAGATTAGTTTGAGACATACTGGTCAAGGTCTTGTAGTCATTGAGGTCGGTAGACTCTCCGTTctggaggatgatggtgcAACCAGAGTCACATCCAGAGTAGCGGATGGTGTAAGGCTTGCCCTCAGTGAGAGCGAAATCAGTGTTGAGGAAAGCAGGCTTGGCCAGGGCCATGGTGGCGAAGGCAGCGATGGTAGCGATAGTGTACTTCATTTTGAAGGTTGGTTGGGTTTGTGGGATTGAAAGAATGACTGAGTTATTACTATCAGTCAGGTTAGTGGATGCTTTGCTTTGTGATATTTCGATAAAGCGTGAAGAGTAGTGAAGCTATGAGCAATAGTGCGTGCGTTGGATGATGTAGTATGCGAGGGGTTTAAGAGCGCGAGTTGTTATGATATAGACAATTCGCGGACCAGGACCAGGCAGACATTTCCAAGTGAATCACTAGCACCTGCTTGGGCTGTCGGTTGACTGTCAGTGTCGGCAGGTGCCAGCGGCCCTAGTTGGTGATATCGACGGCTGCTGCCAGTGCCAAAGCCCGCGTCATATTCCAACGCCATAGAAGGAAACCGGGAGTGTGATTGTATGCGGATGCGGATGGTGCCTTGCAAGGGAAAGACCGAGGGTAGTATTCAACTTACATTAAGGTAGGTAAGAGGCACAACGAGGTAGCGATTGACTAGAGGTAGACTGCGTtgatagagaagagagaaaaggaaggGGATTGAGCAGACGGAGGGaggcttattataataaagggAACTGAGAGCTAGTGACAATAGAATGGCAATACTAACAACAATAAAGGGGATAGGATGTTCTGTGAATCAAACGCTACGCTACTCTATCCTACGGATACCAACCTAATCAATCCCACGAGACCTTGGATCCTGGGCAGTAGGTAGTATCTAGACCAGGTCAATGGATGTGGAGGCTAAtgggaagggaaggggggTGTGatggaaggccaagaaagaggTGTGAGGCACGACCGAGGCGTAGCATCCCTAATCCATTATCCCCTACAGAAAAAAGCTGTAGGTACTTGCTGAGGCACTTACTCTGCGCTTTGTTGTGTGTATTgtgctccttctccttctcctttccttTAGTTCCTTCCTTTCCCCCTTCGCTTCAGATTCTTTGCACTTGACCATGGTCCCTGTGCTCTTCACCCACAAGTGGGGTCTGCTCAGAGCTTGCTGCCAATAATCTTGCTTGGTTTCAGTGATcccatctccttcttccctaAACCCATGCCTTGATTGCTTGGCCCATTTCGCTACATCATCACATTCCATCCACTGGCAGGCCAGCCACGGCTTTGCAATGCCCGAACCAGAACGGATCATGTCAGATCCCTGCTGAGGAAATTAGCCATGCAGGCGTAGCGTTCAGAGCGTGCCATCGCTATGCCCTTTGTGGCGCTCTCATCACTTCGCAGTTCAATGCTCGCTCCTCCAAGGATGCTCCAGCTCCACCTGCAGGACCAACTTACAACCTGTTGGAGCGCTGTGCCTGACAGCCAAAGCGGGCACGCGCCCATTAAGCATCGCTAGTGATATGCGGCCTCGATCCATCACAATTTGACTGCCTTGCCCCCCCGACTGCAATTATGTACCTCTCAACCTGGGCACATATACCTGCAATTCCTCGCTATCAGCGGATACCTTCTGACGTTAATATTGCACATCTCCCAACAGGGAGATTCCAGTCCGTTTGGTCATGAGTCGAGCGTTGATCAAAGCGTATCTCTCTGTTCAATCAATCCCACCGCATCCCCGTGCTGGTCAAGGGTTTGTCAGCCTTGCCTTAGTCCGGTAAGTGGTCACGGCGCGCTGCTCCGGTGCGCACCGGAGGTGGTGCACCTATTTTCTGGGGCAAGGTCAGGCCAGTTTCCCTACCTTTCCTTTGGGTATCCAAAAACTAGGATGTGAAGAGATTCGTCGACGAAATTGCATGCCCAGTTTACACCAGCTCACGCCTATTTAGTGTCTTAGTATTTTTCGCGCCCCAAGCAATTAGTCAAGTTTTCTGGCACACCTTCGCCTACCCTACTGTACCC from Fusarium pseudograminearum CS3096 chromosome 1, whole genome shotgun sequence encodes the following:
- the FEM1 gene encoding FEM1; this encodes MKYTIATIAAFATMALAKPAFLNTDFALTEGKPYTIRYSGCDSGCTIILQNGESTDLNDYKTLTSGAKGDSFTFTPSQLPSDTYNFKITDSAGDINYSAQFTYEGSYDAPSVTSATKSAVETTAAQTTEQATTLASVTKPVEEATTAKPIIPTHVPIPPKNATTPIATPTKTGGAGQTGVPEVPVSGATRMTSSLALIAGAAMAMVYLN